From a single Vibrio chagasii genomic region:
- the glpD gene encoding glycerol-3-phosphate dehydrogenase has translation MSAQQTNSNNSTSSTLDLIVIGGGINGAGIAADAAGRGLNVGLYEANDFASATSSASSKLIHGGLRYLEHYEFRLVSEALAEREVLLRKAPHVAQPMRFRLPHRPFLRPAWMIRCGLFLYDNLGKRTTLPGSKTVNLAQSGLLKPEMKTGFEYSDCWVDDARMVLLNVLAAKKNNAEVRNYCRVEKAHREGDIWHVTILDVMTNQRFERRAKALVNAAGPWVKQFFDDGLEQTSPRNIRLIKGSHIVVPRVHDEPQAYILQNKDNRIVFMIPYLDKFSIIGTTDLEYKGDPREVAIDDVEVDYLIDIVNQHFVKQLERDDVVWTYSGVRPLCDDESDSPQAITRDYTLELDAEMDQAPLLSIFGGKLTTYRKLGEAALNKLEPYLKHMGAPWTANDTLPGGNFSCSREQLAAMMHTKYPWASEALLLRYVTQFGTYTWDLLEGATCEADLGIQFSSEAHGVYQAEIDYLINQEMAMTDEDILWRRTKLGLYMSESEQQALSDYLKEKLQRKVVSFSQVG, from the coding sequence ATGAGTGCTCAACAAACTAATTCAAACAATAGTACATCTTCAACTCTAGACTTAATCGTTATTGGCGGCGGCATCAATGGTGCGGGTATCGCGGCAGATGCTGCTGGTCGTGGTCTAAACGTTGGTTTATACGAAGCAAATGATTTCGCCTCTGCGACGTCTTCTGCAAGTTCAAAGCTAATCCACGGTGGCTTACGTTACCTTGAACATTACGAGTTTCGTTTAGTTTCGGAAGCACTCGCAGAGCGCGAAGTGTTGCTGAGAAAAGCACCTCATGTTGCACAACCAATGCGTTTCCGTTTACCGCACCGACCATTTTTACGCCCGGCTTGGATGATCCGCTGTGGCCTATTCCTTTACGATAACTTAGGTAAACGTACGACGCTTCCTGGAAGTAAAACGGTAAACTTGGCTCAATCAGGTTTGCTCAAACCAGAAATGAAAACAGGTTTCGAATACTCAGACTGCTGGGTAGATGATGCGCGTATGGTATTACTGAACGTGTTGGCGGCGAAAAAAAACAACGCAGAAGTACGCAACTACTGCCGAGTTGAAAAAGCACACCGTGAAGGCGACATTTGGCACGTAACAATTCTTGATGTGATGACAAACCAACGTTTCGAGCGCAGAGCGAAAGCATTGGTCAACGCAGCTGGCCCTTGGGTGAAACAGTTCTTTGATGATGGTTTAGAGCAAACCTCACCACGTAATATTCGCCTAATCAAAGGCTCACACATTGTGGTACCTCGTGTTCATGACGAACCACAAGCGTACATTCTACAAAACAAAGATAACCGCATCGTGTTTATGATCCCTTACCTAGATAAGTTCTCGATCATCGGCACAACCGACCTTGAATACAAAGGCGACCCTCGCGAAGTGGCTATCGACGATGTAGAAGTGGATTACTTGATTGATATCGTTAACCAGCATTTTGTTAAGCAACTAGAGCGTGACGATGTGGTCTGGACATACAGTGGCGTACGACCGCTTTGTGACGACGAATCTGACTCGCCACAAGCGATCACTCGTGACTACACACTGGAGCTGGATGCAGAAATGGATCAAGCACCACTGCTATCTATCTTTGGTGGCAAGTTAACGACTTATCGTAAACTCGGTGAAGCGGCACTGAACAAGCTAGAACCTTACCTGAAACACATGGGCGCACCTTGGACAGCTAACGACACGCTGCCGGGTGGTAACTTCAGCTGCAGCCGCGAACAGCTTGCCGCAATGATGCACACGAAATACCCTTGGGCATCTGAAGCTCTGCTACTTCGTTACGTGACCCAATTTGGCACTTACACATGGGACCTACTTGAAGGCGCTACGTGTGAAGCGGACCTTGGCATCCAGTTCTCAAGCGAAGCACACGGTGTTTACCAAGCTGAGATTGACTACTTGATCAACCAAGAGATGGCAATGACAGACGAAGACATCTTATGGCGAAGAACCAAGCTTGGCTTGTACATGAGCGAATCTGAGCAACAAGCATTGTCTGATTACTTAAAAGAGAAGCTACAACGTAAAGTGGTAAGCTTTTCTCAAGTAGGCTAA
- a CDS encoding SDR family NAD(P)-dependent oxidoreductase, whose protein sequence is MQKVILITGSTDGIGFETAKALVQQGHHVLLHGRNPSKLKDVEQQLVALSTEAKIQSYVADLSILADVDALADEVIAEHEKIDVLINNAGVFNTPNPITKDGLDIRFAVNTVSPYHLTKRLLPVLDSSSRVVNLSSAAQAAVNIEALEGKKPLSDGDAYAQSKLAITMWTREMAKELGSTGPMIVAVNPASLLGSKMVKDAYGIAGGDLSIGSNILVRASFSDEFAQAGGQYFDNDNNTFANPHPDALYGDKAQQVVAKIEEIIATTLS, encoded by the coding sequence ATGCAAAAAGTCATTCTGATCACAGGCTCTACCGACGGTATCGGCTTCGAAACAGCAAAAGCACTCGTTCAGCAAGGTCACCACGTTTTATTGCATGGACGTAACCCAAGCAAACTTAAAGACGTTGAGCAGCAACTTGTCGCTCTCTCTACGGAAGCGAAGATCCAAAGCTACGTGGCAGATCTGTCGATTCTGGCAGATGTTGATGCGCTGGCTGACGAAGTGATTGCCGAGCACGAGAAGATTGATGTATTGATCAACAACGCGGGGGTGTTCAATACTCCAAACCCTATCACCAAAGACGGTTTAGATATTCGTTTTGCTGTAAACACAGTATCGCCGTATCACCTGACCAAACGCCTGTTACCAGTATTAGATTCGTCGAGCCGAGTAGTGAACTTATCGTCGGCTGCGCAAGCGGCAGTGAATATCGAAGCACTAGAAGGGAAAAAGCCACTTTCTGATGGCGATGCTTACGCGCAAAGCAAACTAGCGATCACCATGTGGACACGTGAAATGGCAAAAGAGCTAGGTTCTACTGGGCCAATGATTGTTGCTGTTAACCCAGCGTCTTTATTGGGCAGTAAAATGGTGAAAGACGCCTACGGCATTGCGGGCGGCGATCTGAGCATTGGCTCTAACATTCTCGTTCGTGCGTCATTCTCTGACGAATTCGCACAAGCTGGCGGTCAATATTTTGATAATGATAACAACACTTTTGCTAACCCACACCCAGATGCGCTATACGGTGACAAAGCACAACAAGTTGTCGCCAAAATAGAAGAGATTATCGCTACAACACTTTCTTAA
- a CDS encoding LysR family transcriptional regulator, with the protein MNFEHLKLFVRLASTHNISMAGQELGLSPAVASSHISKLEDNLGVRLVHRTTRKVSLTEEGEAFLPHAEEVLSSVDAAKSAVGVGSDSPTGTLRVTASASFGRLHLIPALPGFLERYPGLNVDFRLSDSVVDLVEGGFDIAIRISELKDSTLIARKLATDKRVVCASPDYLIKYGKPATPQDLNDHQCISLIGLESWTFNTENGPKTIKATGSFRADNGEALRDAAVGGLGITVTSNWCAYEQLKSGQLMQVLEDYPLTSEPAIWAVYPSTRLLAPKVRAFIDYFSDYYGNPPYWEQD; encoded by the coding sequence ATGAACTTTGAACACCTCAAATTGTTTGTTCGTTTAGCGTCCACACATAACATCAGCATGGCCGGCCAAGAGTTGGGTTTATCTCCCGCAGTTGCTAGTTCGCACATCAGTAAATTGGAAGACAATTTAGGTGTTCGCTTGGTGCATCGCACCACTCGTAAAGTGTCACTCACTGAAGAGGGAGAAGCATTTCTACCTCACGCCGAAGAGGTCCTGTCGAGTGTCGATGCCGCAAAATCGGCGGTTGGAGTCGGTAGTGATTCACCAACCGGTACGCTGCGTGTTACTGCCTCTGCTTCATTTGGGCGTTTGCACCTAATACCGGCATTACCGGGGTTTCTTGAAAGATACCCAGGGTTGAACGTCGATTTCAGATTATCAGACTCCGTAGTCGATCTTGTGGAAGGCGGCTTCGATATAGCTATTAGAATCTCTGAGTTAAAGGATTCGACTCTGATTGCTCGCAAACTTGCAACAGATAAACGAGTCGTATGTGCATCGCCAGATTATCTCATCAAATATGGCAAACCCGCCACGCCTCAAGACCTTAATGACCATCAATGTATTAGCTTGATTGGCTTAGAAAGCTGGACCTTTAATACTGAAAATGGACCGAAAACGATTAAGGCGACAGGATCTTTTAGAGCTGATAACGGAGAGGCACTGCGTGATGCTGCAGTCGGTGGGCTTGGCATCACAGTGACGTCGAATTGGTGTGCGTATGAGCAACTAAAAAGTGGCCAGCTGATGCAAGTGTTGGAAGACTACCCACTCACTTCAGAACCTGCGATCTGGGCAGTGTACCCAAGTACTAGGCTGCTTGCTCCGAAAGTAAGAGCGTTTATTGATTACTTTTCTGACTACTACGGTAACCCACCGTATTGGGAACAAGACTAA
- a CDS encoding YdcH family protein, whose amino-acid sequence MLGENHSLVHEFPEMKDKIVELAKTDDGFATDMKTYDNLDKEIRKLELKDSPIDDGSMHQLKHDRSVLKDALYARLNS is encoded by the coding sequence ATGCTAGGTGAAAATCACTCTCTTGTTCACGAATTTCCTGAAATGAAAGACAAAATTGTTGAGCTTGCTAAAACTGATGATGGCTTTGCAACAGACATGAAGACATACGACAACCTTGATAAAGAGATTCGTAAACTTGAGCTGAAAGATTCACCCATTGATGATGGCTCAATGCACCAACTGAAGCATGACCGTTCCGTGCTGAAAGATGCGCTATATGCTCGCTTGAACAGCTAA
- a CDS encoding aspartate/glutamate racemase family protein, with the protein MKTIGLLGGMSWESTMSYYKSINEGVKATLGGLNSAKICMYSVNFDEIEKLQHQGRWAETADILAEAALSVEKGGADFILICTNTMHKVVPEIEQKITVPILHIADTTAQKLLEQGVKKVGLLGTAFTMEQDFYKGRLTDKFGIDVVTPDEDERKQVHDIIYQELCRGEIKEESRAIYSQIIEKLSLQGAEAVILGCTEIALLIQQQHTDVPLFDTTAIHAEAAVRLATSD; encoded by the coding sequence ATGAAAACGATCGGTTTACTTGGTGGTATGAGTTGGGAATCGACCATGAGCTATTACAAATCCATTAACGAAGGTGTTAAAGCGACGCTTGGCGGCCTTAACTCTGCAAAGATCTGTATGTATAGCGTGAACTTTGATGAGATTGAAAAGTTACAACACCAAGGTCGCTGGGCTGAGACGGCTGATATTTTAGCTGAGGCGGCATTATCGGTTGAGAAAGGTGGCGCAGACTTCATCTTAATTTGCACTAATACTATGCATAAAGTTGTGCCTGAAATCGAACAGAAGATCACGGTTCCAATTCTCCATATCGCTGATACCACAGCGCAGAAGCTACTTGAGCAGGGCGTGAAGAAAGTCGGGTTACTCGGCACAGCTTTCACGATGGAACAAGATTTCTACAAAGGTCGTCTAACCGATAAATTCGGTATTGATGTTGTGACCCCGGATGAGGACGAACGAAAGCAAGTACACGACATCATTTACCAAGAGCTATGCCGAGGCGAAATTAAAGAAGAGTCTCGCGCAATCTATAGTCAGATCATTGAGAAGCTAAGCCTACAAGGAGCAGAGGCAGTTATTCTCGGCTGCACTGAAATCGCCTTACTGATTCAGCAACAACATACTGATGTTCCTTTGTTTGATACCACAGCCATCCATGCAGAAGCAGCGGTGCGCTTGGCGACGAGTGACTAG
- a CDS encoding haloacid dehalogenase-like hydrolase, with the protein MKKITLLSFAILSSLSFSSLAKDCDPNLLPSWKDSESKSAIVDFVGQATKAESDTFVAVQDRIAVFDNDGTLWSEKPYYFQLAFALDRIKEMAPEHPEWKTEAPFKFVLEDDIKSVLGSGEEGLLKIIMATHSGMTVEQYQKDVEQWLAAAKDERFNKAYTDLTYQPMKEMLTYLQEHDFKTYIVSGGGVDFMRVWAPEAYNIPPEQIIGSALKYNYSYNDGNPTVTKDSSILTIDDKAGKVTNIQHIIGKKPILAVGNSDGDQAMMQWATSQPNSMAMIVHHTDAEREWKYDRESHVGKLDKALDEANSRDDWTLIDMKSDWCEVY; encoded by the coding sequence ATGAAGAAAATAACCCTTTTGTCTTTCGCGATATTATCTAGCCTCTCATTCTCATCTCTTGCTAAAGATTGTGACCCAAATCTGCTGCCTTCATGGAAGGACAGTGAGAGTAAATCTGCTATCGTGGATTTTGTTGGTCAAGCGACGAAAGCGGAGTCTGATACATTCGTTGCGGTCCAAGATCGTATTGCCGTGTTTGATAATGACGGTACGCTTTGGTCTGAAAAGCCATACTACTTCCAATTGGCTTTCGCGTTAGATCGAATCAAAGAGATGGCGCCTGAACACCCTGAATGGAAAACGGAAGCACCGTTTAAGTTCGTGCTTGAAGATGACATCAAGAGTGTTCTAGGAAGCGGCGAAGAAGGTTTATTGAAAATTATCATGGCGACGCACTCTGGTATGACGGTCGAACAATACCAAAAAGATGTTGAGCAATGGTTAGCCGCAGCGAAAGATGAACGCTTCAACAAAGCCTATACCGACCTGACTTACCAACCAATGAAAGAGATGCTGACCTACCTTCAAGAGCATGACTTCAAGACTTACATTGTGTCGGGTGGCGGTGTTGATTTCATGAGAGTGTGGGCTCCTGAAGCCTACAATATCCCGCCAGAGCAGATCATCGGTAGCGCACTTAAATACAACTACAGCTACAACGACGGCAATCCGACCGTTACTAAAGACTCGTCTATTTTGACCATTGATGACAAAGCCGGAAAGGTCACTAACATTCAGCATATTATCGGCAAGAAGCCTATTTTAGCGGTGGGTAACTCAGACGGTGACCAAGCTATGATGCAATGGGCAACGAGCCAGCCAAATTCAATGGCGATGATTGTTCACCACACCGATGCCGAGCGAGAGTGGAAGTACGATCGTGAATCCCACGTTGGTAAGCTTGATAAAGCGCTCGATGAAGCGAACTCTAGAGATGATTGGACGTTAATCGACATGAAATCCGATTGGTGTGAGGTGTACTAA
- a CDS encoding reactive intermediate/imine deaminase yields MSADIIKVSKNTEDAPLSPFSTQSVAFSHYNNLSAQLPIDPKTGSLVSGSLVDQTKQCLLNIQAIVESIGHRMHDVVRVNVYLKNIADLDSVNEVYASFFQSYTPTCTTLAVADLPLEGAHLQMDAVISNGEGTYPQDACELVKIARNTQHAPVSSLSTQTVAFSHYNHISAQLPIDPQTGNIVVGGAKEHAIQCLKNIKSILESIEVPLDDIVKVNIHVRSFDDIAAINEVYTTFFPDSAIARAVGYMPARSVTVVEGLAMGALVQMDATVSHGDGTPPQAVEDRHGIVIKANNTKAAPISEFSTQTVAFSHYNNISAQLPLDPRIGAIVANGAKEQAMQCLNNIKEVIESVGHVMDDIVKLNIQLRYMADLDVLNDVCTHYFDGPLPARTVIGVSDIPMGALVQIDAIASNGEGTPLSL; encoded by the coding sequence ATGAGTGCCGATATTATTAAAGTTTCAAAAAACACTGAAGATGCACCATTGAGCCCTTTCTCAACACAATCGGTGGCATTCTCACACTACAATAACCTGTCTGCTCAGTTACCGATTGATCCTAAAACAGGCAGCTTAGTCTCTGGCTCTTTAGTGGATCAAACAAAGCAGTGCCTATTGAACATTCAAGCGATAGTGGAGAGCATTGGACACCGAATGCACGATGTTGTGAGAGTGAACGTATACTTGAAAAACATTGCCGATCTCGACAGTGTGAATGAAGTTTATGCATCGTTTTTCCAGTCTTACACACCAACGTGTACGACACTTGCTGTTGCTGATTTACCGCTTGAAGGTGCTCATTTGCAGATGGATGCCGTGATCTCTAATGGTGAAGGTACTTACCCACAAGATGCTTGTGAGCTGGTAAAAATCGCGAGAAACACCCAACACGCACCAGTCAGTTCTTTATCAACTCAGACGGTGGCTTTCTCTCACTATAACCATATTTCAGCCCAGCTACCGATTGATCCTCAAACGGGCAATATCGTTGTTGGTGGAGCAAAAGAGCACGCGATTCAATGCCTAAAAAATATCAAATCGATACTGGAAAGCATTGAAGTCCCACTTGATGACATCGTAAAGGTTAACATCCATGTGAGAAGCTTTGATGACATCGCTGCCATTAATGAAGTGTATACCACCTTCTTCCCAGATTCGGCGATTGCAAGAGCTGTCGGTTACATGCCAGCACGTTCAGTAACTGTTGTTGAAGGCTTAGCGATGGGAGCGTTAGTACAGATGGATGCAACCGTGTCACACGGTGATGGCACACCGCCACAAGCCGTCGAAGATCGTCATGGAATAGTGATTAAGGCAAACAATACCAAAGCTGCGCCAATTAGTGAGTTCTCAACACAAACCGTGGCCTTTTCGCACTACAACAATATCTCTGCTCAATTACCGCTGGATCCAAGAATTGGAGCGATTGTTGCGAATGGTGCAAAAGAGCAGGCGATGCAGTGTCTCAATAATATTAAAGAAGTGATTGAGAGCGTTGGGCATGTAATGGATGACATCGTGAAGCTAAATATCCAGCTGAGATATATGGCTGATTTAGATGTGCTCAATGACGTTTGCACGCATTATTTTGATGGTCCGTTGCCTGCGCGCACAGTGATCGGTGTCTCTGATATTCCTATGGGCGCTTTGGTGCAAATTGATGCCATCGCTTCCAATGGTGAGGGCACTCCGCTTAGCCTTTAA
- the argF gene encoding ornithine carbamoyltransferase gives MKLPSSSATELNKANLEHMVSMKDFSVEEMDNMMELMTHLKQARKDNAIPPLFKGKSVGMIFEAGSTRTRVSFEVAATLLGGHALFLSPKDIHLGGKESIDDTSRVLSRMCDIIMARTNSPETLDGLLAMSTVPVINGLDTRFHPTQMLADLYTIREHITDGRKLSDLTLAFMGDATDVCRSLMLTCAKYGMGFKQIGPKKYHMEQEWIDMALNFCEESGGTIEITDDVERISDCDVVYGDSFYWVTQMDEKEERLAAFMPNYVITEELMAKARPGAMLLHCLPANDKEEVTRGALESEYSVAFDEAENRLTAQMAILVYFTHKDAVIPTQETVKHHEEKISSFLSTL, from the coding sequence ATGAAATTACCTTCTTCTAGCGCAACTGAACTAAACAAAGCAAACCTAGAGCACATGGTTTCCATGAAAGACTTCTCTGTCGAAGAGATGGACAACATGATGGAGCTAATGACGCACCTGAAACAGGCGCGTAAAGACAATGCAATTCCACCTCTGTTTAAAGGCAAATCAGTAGGGATGATCTTCGAAGCGGGTTCGACTCGTACACGTGTTTCTTTCGAGGTGGCGGCAACATTACTGGGTGGTCACGCACTATTCCTATCTCCAAAAGATATTCACTTAGGTGGCAAAGAGTCGATCGATGATACGTCTCGTGTGTTATCACGTATGTGCGACATCATTATGGCTCGTACAAATAGCCCTGAAACACTCGATGGCCTACTTGCAATGTCGACAGTACCAGTAATCAACGGCCTTGATACGCGTTTCCACCCAACTCAAATGCTAGCGGATCTCTACACGATCAGAGAGCACATCACAGATGGACGTAAATTGTCAGATCTCACTTTGGCATTCATGGGTGATGCGACAGATGTGTGCCGCTCTTTGATGCTGACGTGTGCTAAGTATGGCATGGGCTTTAAGCAAATTGGTCCTAAGAAATACCACATGGAGCAAGAGTGGATCGACATGGCGCTGAACTTCTGTGAAGAGTCTGGTGGGACGATTGAAATTACCGATGATGTAGAGCGTATCAGTGACTGTGATGTGGTGTATGGCGATAGCTTCTACTGGGTGACTCAAATGGATGAGAAAGAAGAGCGCCTTGCGGCATTCATGCCTAACTATGTGATCACAGAAGAGCTAATGGCTAAGGCTCGTCCGGGCGCAATGTTACTGCACTGCCTACCTGCGAATGACAAAGAAGAAGTGACTCGTGGTGCACTGGAAAGCGAATACTCAGTGGCGTTCGATGAAGCAGAAAACCGACTCACTGCTCAGATGGCGATTTTAGTGTACTTCACACATAAAGATGCGGTTATCCCGACACAAGAAACCGTTAAGCATCATGAAGAAAAAATCAGTAGCTTCTTAAGCACTCTGTAG
- the aguA gene encoding agmatine deiminase, whose product MKKLIETTPKHDGFRMPGEHEPHSEIWMAWPERTDNWRNGAKPAQAVFAEVATKISHTTPVTMLASSEQYDNAVSRLPEDIRVLEISTDDSWMRDIGATYVVDDSGERRGVDWEFNAWGGFVDGLYSPWNRDNQVAQKMCETIRDSRYRAPIVLEGGSIHVDGEGTLYTTEECLLHESRNPDMSKEELTEVLCEHLNVEKVIWLPRGLYNDETNGHVDNILHVVKPGEVVLTWCDDKNDPQYEISNEAYDYITSQTDAKGRQIKVHKLPMPGPLFMTEEEAAGIDIADGMEREAGERLAASYANYLITNNQIVLPLLDKRYDNDVIGILEDIYPGYEVNGVPAREILLGGGNIHCITQQVPRV is encoded by the coding sequence ATGAAAAAACTGATTGAGACTACTCCAAAACATGATGGCTTCAGAATGCCAGGGGAACACGAGCCACACAGCGAAATTTGGATGGCTTGGCCTGAACGTACGGATAACTGGCGCAATGGAGCAAAACCAGCACAAGCGGTGTTTGCAGAGGTTGCTACCAAGATAAGCCATACAACACCAGTGACCATGCTAGCGAGCTCTGAGCAATATGATAACGCGGTATCTCGTTTACCTGAGGACATTCGAGTGTTGGAAATCTCGACCGATGACTCTTGGATGCGCGATATCGGCGCGACTTATGTGGTCGATGACAGCGGTGAACGCCGAGGCGTGGATTGGGAATTCAATGCTTGGGGCGGTTTTGTCGATGGTTTGTATTCTCCGTGGAATCGTGACAACCAAGTCGCTCAAAAGATGTGTGAAACCATTCGTGATTCTCGATACCGCGCTCCAATCGTTCTAGAAGGTGGTTCAATCCACGTTGATGGAGAGGGCACACTCTACACAACAGAAGAGTGCTTACTGCACGAAAGCCGCAACCCGGACATGAGTAAAGAAGAGCTGACGGAAGTGCTTTGTGAACACCTCAATGTTGAGAAAGTCATTTGGCTGCCTCGTGGTTTGTATAACGATGAAACCAATGGCCACGTGGACAATATCCTTCATGTCGTGAAGCCCGGTGAAGTGGTTCTAACGTGGTGTGATGACAAGAATGACCCTCAATATGAGATCAGCAATGAAGCCTATGACTACATCACAAGTCAAACGGATGCCAAAGGCCGTCAGATAAAGGTACATAAGCTGCCAATGCCAGGCCCTCTATTCATGACAGAGGAAGAAGCGGCAGGTATCGATATCGCAGACGGAATGGAGCGAGAAGCGGGTGAGCGTTTAGCGGCGTCGTATGCCAATTACCTGATTACCAACAACCAAATCGTGCTGCCGTTATTGGATAAGCGCTACGACAACGATGTTATCGGGATCTTAGAAGATATTTATCCAGGCTACGAAGTGAACGGCGTCCCAGCTCGAGAAATTTTGTTAGGTGGCGGCAATATCCACTGCATCACTCAACAAGTGCCAAGAGTTTAG
- a CDS encoding APC family permease, whose product MSNETQGKMGVTGIALFTLCAVLVVDTLTASASIGVSAIGWWVLMLVFFVIPYGLITSELSTTYPGEGGIYDWVKQAFNFKWAVRTTWFYWINVGLWMPAVYIMFAGMFAELFMPGLSLWGQIAICILLTWLTVWICNVSADIGVWVTNVGAVLKIIVISTLGIGGFIYAMKNGVANEFTLPAMMPSLDSAVSFLPAIVFNLMGFELVATMTKEMKDVRDMPKAVFLSIGITAFLYIFGTVGILMALPVESIGLVAGLIDTFKTLFGNGVFGTAMVYIFGTFALLTLIGNMVSWTMGASRAAAEAAQEGELPAPVAKVSDKGSPVGANNITGTVSTVVILSYALFAQGNDDLFWSIFAFSSCIFLLPYLFMFPAYLKLRVVDGQRERPFKVPGGMAAQWVMSIVCFFVILQAVILFIFPEALDLTVADWGYTGPVLIGVIATVLAGEWILLGALKRKKLQGSDDNDTADTQDKKEAQA is encoded by the coding sequence ATGAGTAACGAAACGCAAGGAAAAATGGGGGTTACGGGAATTGCACTCTTTACACTGTGTGCAGTTTTGGTGGTCGACACATTAACCGCGTCAGCCAGTATTGGTGTCAGTGCCATTGGTTGGTGGGTGTTAATGCTGGTCTTCTTTGTAATCCCATATGGCCTAATTACTTCCGAATTGAGTACCACCTACCCGGGTGAAGGTGGGATATACGATTGGGTAAAACAAGCCTTCAACTTTAAATGGGCAGTGAGAACAACGTGGTTTTACTGGATTAACGTTGGTTTATGGATGCCAGCGGTATACATCATGTTTGCAGGCATGTTTGCCGAACTCTTCATGCCGGGACTGTCTTTATGGGGCCAAATCGCCATCTGTATATTGCTTACATGGCTAACAGTTTGGATCTGTAATGTGTCAGCTGATATCGGTGTTTGGGTTACGAATGTGGGTGCTGTACTAAAAATCATAGTGATCAGCACATTAGGTATCGGCGGCTTCATTTATGCAATGAAAAACGGTGTTGCTAACGAATTTACGTTACCCGCAATGATGCCTTCATTAGATTCAGCCGTGTCTTTCTTGCCTGCGATTGTATTCAACCTGATGGGCTTTGAGCTAGTCGCGACCATGACTAAGGAAATGAAAGATGTTCGCGATATGCCTAAGGCCGTCTTCCTTTCTATCGGTATCACTGCCTTCTTATACATCTTCGGTACGGTAGGAATCTTGATGGCGCTTCCTGTCGAGAGTATTGGTTTAGTAGCAGGCCTTATCGATACCTTCAAAACACTCTTTGGTAATGGTGTGTTTGGTACAGCAATGGTCTACATCTTTGGTACATTCGCCTTACTAACGCTTATTGGCAACATGGTGAGCTGGACTATGGGGGCTAGCCGAGCTGCCGCTGAAGCCGCTCAAGAAGGTGAGCTTCCAGCACCTGTCGCGAAGGTATCAGATAAAGGTTCTCCAGTTGGTGCCAACAACATCACGGGCACAGTATCAACAGTTGTTATCTTGTCTTACGCACTGTTTGCACAAGGGAATGATGATCTGTTCTGGTCGATATTTGCTTTCTCTAGCTGCATTTTCTTACTTCCTTATCTGTTCATGTTCCCGGCATACCTAAAGCTTCGCGTGGTTGATGGTCAACGTGAACGTCCATTTAAAGTACCGGGCGGCATGGCGGCTCAATGGGTAATGTCGATTGTTTGCTTTTTCGTCATCCTACAAGCCGTGATCTTATTTATCTTCCCTGAGGCTCTTGATCTAACTGTCGCTGATTGGGGATATACAGGACCTGTTTTGATTGGCGTCATTGCTACCGTTCTTGCTGGTGAGTGGATTTTATTAGGCGCTCTAAAGCGTAAGAAACTGCAAGGCTCGGACGATAACGACACAGCCGATACGCAAGACAAAAAAGAAGCTCAAGCATAA